A stretch of Henckelia pumila isolate YLH828 chromosome 4, ASM3356847v2, whole genome shotgun sequence DNA encodes these proteins:
- the LOC140867116 gene encoding early nodulin-like protein 9, translated as MHSSPMARFNIICFLGIFNVLLLIKKGDAFEFKVGGSQGTWAVPADPKSSEYNQWAERNRFQVGDSLLFVYAADQDSVLHVTKDDYTNCKTTSPIAKYSDGHTVIKLNESGAHYFISGVDDNCHKNEKLVVVVLADRSKRSPPPAPAVETPPPSPAPSGEESPSPPSDEGTNPTAAPSQEASPPNNGVSSIVRGVVGTIGVALLGSSLVLAI; from the exons ATGCATTCTTCTCCAATGGCTCGATTCAACATCATCTGTTTCTTGGGGATTTTCAATGTTCTATTGCTGATCAAGAAAGGTGACGCATTTGAATTTAAGGTTGGTGGCTCCCAAGGTACTTGGGCAGTTCCCGCTGATCCTAAATCTTCCGAGTACAATCAATGGGCTGAAAGGAATCGGTTTCAAGTTGGGGACTCCTTGC TGTTTGTGTATGCTGCGGATCAAGATTCTGTGCTGCATGTAACCAAAGACGATTACACCAACTGCAAAACCACATCGCCTATTGCAAAATACAGTGATGGGCACACGGTGATCAAGTTGAATGAATCAGGGGCGCATTATTTCATCAGTGGGGTGGATGATAATTGCCACAAGAATGAGAAGTTGGTGGTGGTTGTCTTGGCGGATAGAAGCAAGCGTTCTCCTCCACCCGCTCCGGCGGTGGAGACGCCGCCACCGTCTCCGGCACCTTCTGGCGAAGAATCCCCTTCTCCGCCTTCCGATGAGGGGACGAACCCGACCGCAGCTCCCTCTCAGGAAGCTTCTCCTCCTAATAATGGTGTTTCTTCAATTGTGCGTGGTGTCGTTGGGACCATTGGAGTTGCTCTTCTTGGTTCATCACTTGTTCTGGCTATTTGA